Proteins from a single region of Starkeya sp. ORNL1:
- a CDS encoding proline racemase family protein, which translates to MRSSKVIHVVGCHAEGEVGDVIVGGVAPPPGDTIWAQSRFIAADNSLRNFVLQEPRGGVFRHVNLLVPPKDPKAVMGWIIMEPEDTPPMSGSNSICVSTVLLDTGIVPMVEPETHMVLEAPGGLIEATAYCKDGKAERIRIRNHPSFADKLDARLELEGHGTLTVDTAYGGDSFCIVDAHALGFAIKPDEAKDFADLGMKIVKAANQQLGFQHPTNADWSHISFCQFAAPLIDDDGVPSGANAVAIRPGKIDRSPCGTGCSARMAVLHAKGVLKVGDRFVGRSIIGSRFDCRVEAETTLGGRPAIVPSIMGRAWVTHTAQLMVDPTDPWPTGYRLTDTWPLWQG; encoded by the coding sequence ATGCGCTCCTCAAAGGTCATCCATGTCGTCGGCTGCCACGCCGAGGGTGAGGTCGGCGACGTCATCGTCGGTGGCGTCGCGCCGCCGCCGGGCGACACCATCTGGGCGCAGTCGCGCTTCATCGCTGCCGACAACAGCTTGCGCAACTTCGTGCTGCAGGAACCCCGCGGCGGTGTGTTCCGCCATGTGAACCTGCTGGTGCCGCCGAAGGACCCCAAGGCCGTGATGGGCTGGATCATCATGGAGCCGGAGGACACCCCTCCGATGTCCGGCTCCAATTCGATCTGCGTCTCCACCGTGCTGCTCGACACCGGCATCGTGCCGATGGTCGAGCCGGAGACCCACATGGTGCTGGAGGCACCAGGCGGGCTGATCGAGGCCACCGCCTATTGCAAGGACGGCAAGGCCGAGCGCATCCGCATCAGGAACCACCCCTCCTTCGCCGACAAGCTCGACGCCAGGCTGGAGCTGGAAGGCCACGGCACGCTGACCGTCGACACCGCCTATGGCGGCGACAGCTTCTGCATCGTCGACGCCCATGCGCTGGGCTTTGCCATCAAGCCGGACGAGGCCAAGGACTTCGCCGATCTCGGCATGAAGATCGTGAAGGCGGCGAACCAGCAGCTCGGCTTCCAGCATCCCACCAATGCCGACTGGTCGCATATCTCCTTCTGCCAGTTCGCCGCCCCGCTCATCGACGATGACGGCGTGCCTTCGGGCGCCAATGCGGTGGCGATCCGCCCCGGCAAGATCGACCGCTCGCCCTGCGGCACCGGCTGCTCGGCCCGCATGGCGGTGCTGCACGCCAAAGGCGTACTGAAAGTCGGCGACCGCTTCGTCGGCCGCTCCATCATCGGCTCGCGCTTCGACTGCCGTGTCGAGGCGGAGACCACGCTCGGCGGCCGCCCGGCCATCGTACCTTCCATCATGGGCCGCGCCTGGGTGACCCATACCGCGCAGCTGATGGTCGATCCCACCGACCCGTGGCCGACCGGCTATCGGCTGACCGACACCTGGCCGCTCTGGCAAGGCTAG
- a CDS encoding cis-3-hydroxy-L-proline dehydratase, which translates to MKITGIKAWKVGLPLKEGRYNWSNGNFVEVFDSTVVAVETDAGITGYAECCPLGSAYLPAYAHGVRAGLEEIGPKVIGLDPTDLNVLNRHMDSVLRGHPYVKAPIDIACWDILGKATGLPVYKLLGGAAQEKVALYRAISQEAPEVMAKKIAGYKSEGYTKFQLKVGGDADMDILRIRETRGILDAGDILVADANTGWTRAEAARIAASVADLDVYIEQPCPTYDECVSVRRRTVRPFVLDEVIDGVGTLMKALADDAMDVINLKISKVGGLTKARLMRDICVASGTPMTIEDTWGGDIVTATIAHLARSTPEEFSFSATDFNSYGTVDIATGAPKRVDGFMTAPDAPGLGITPIFDVLGDPVVVI; encoded by the coding sequence ATGAAGATCACCGGCATCAAGGCGTGGAAGGTCGGCCTGCCGCTCAAGGAAGGCCGCTACAACTGGTCGAACGGCAATTTCGTCGAGGTGTTCGATTCCACCGTCGTCGCCGTGGAGACCGATGCCGGCATCACCGGCTATGCCGAGTGCTGCCCGCTCGGCTCGGCGTATCTTCCGGCCTATGCACACGGCGTGCGCGCCGGGCTGGAGGAGATCGGACCGAAGGTGATCGGCCTCGATCCCACCGACCTCAATGTGCTGAACCGGCACATGGATTCGGTGCTGCGCGGCCATCCTTACGTGAAGGCGCCGATCGACATCGCCTGCTGGGATATCCTCGGCAAGGCGACGGGGCTGCCGGTGTACAAGCTGCTCGGCGGCGCGGCGCAGGAGAAGGTCGCACTCTATCGCGCCATCTCGCAGGAAGCCCCCGAGGTGATGGCGAAGAAGATCGCCGGCTACAAATCCGAGGGCTACACCAAGTTCCAGCTCAAGGTCGGCGGCGACGCCGACATGGATATCCTGCGCATCCGCGAGACCCGCGGCATCCTCGATGCCGGCGACATACTGGTCGCCGATGCCAATACCGGCTGGACCCGCGCCGAGGCGGCGCGCATCGCGGCCTCCGTGGCCGACCTCGACGTCTATATCGAGCAGCCTTGCCCGACCTATGACGAGTGCGTCTCGGTGCGCCGCCGTACCGTGCGCCCCTTCGTGCTCGATGAGGTGATCGACGGCGTCGGCACGCTGATGAAGGCGCTGGCCGACGACGCCATGGACGTCATCAACCTGAAGATCTCCAAGGTCGGCGGCCTGACCAAGGCGCGGCTGATGCGCGACATCTGCGTCGCCTCCGGCACACCGATGACCATCGAGGACACCTGGGGCGGCGACATCGTCACCGCCACCATCGCCCATCTCGCCCGCTCGACGCCGGAGGAGTTCTCCTTCTCCGCCACCGACTTCAACAGCTACGGCACGGTCGATATCGCCACCGGGGCGCCCAAGCGTGTCGACGGCTTCATGACCGCGCCTGACGCCCCCGGCCTCGGCATCACGCCGATCTTCGACGTGCTGGGCGATCCGGTCGTGGTGATCTGA
- a CDS encoding 4-hydroxyproline epimerase produces the protein MARHSFFCIDGHTCGNPVRLVAGGGPNLNGANMIEKRAHFLAEYDWIRTGLMFEPRGHDMMSGSILYPPTRPDCDVAILFIETSGCLPMCGHGTIGTVTMAIEHGLVTPKTPGTLRLDTPAGLVIAQYRQEGQYVEEVRITNVPAFVHSRGLTAECPGLGEVTVDVSYGGNFYAIVEAQEHYRDMADFTAGELIGMSGALRRALNEKYEFVHPEKPEIRGLSHILWTGAPKHPEADARNAVFYGDKAIDRSPCGTGTSARIAHWAAKGRLSVGDDFIHESIIGSLFKGRVEGAAKVGEHDAVIPSIGGWARMTGYNTIFIDDRDPFARGFVVV, from the coding sequence ATGGCGCGACACAGCTTCTTCTGCATAGACGGCCACACCTGCGGCAACCCGGTGCGCCTCGTCGCCGGTGGGGGGCCGAACCTCAATGGCGCCAACATGATCGAGAAGCGGGCGCACTTCCTCGCCGAATATGACTGGATCCGCACCGGCCTCATGTTCGAGCCGCGCGGCCACGACATGATGTCCGGCTCCATCCTCTACCCGCCGACCCGGCCGGATTGCGACGTCGCCATATTGTTCATCGAGACCTCGGGCTGCCTGCCGATGTGCGGGCACGGCACCATCGGCACCGTGACCATGGCGATCGAGCACGGCCTCGTCACCCCGAAGACACCGGGCACGCTGCGCCTCGACACCCCCGCCGGCCTCGTCATCGCGCAGTACCGGCAGGAGGGCCAATATGTGGAGGAGGTCCGCATCACCAATGTGCCGGCCTTCGTGCATTCCCGCGGCCTGACGGCAGAGTGCCCCGGCCTCGGCGAGGTCACGGTCGACGTCTCCTATGGCGGCAATTTCTACGCCATCGTCGAGGCGCAGGAGCATTATCGCGACATGGCGGACTTCACCGCCGGCGAGCTGATCGGCATGAGCGGCGCGCTGCGCCGCGCGCTCAACGAGAAGTACGAGTTCGTGCATCCGGAAAAGCCGGAAATACGCGGCCTCTCGCATATCCTCTGGACCGGCGCGCCGAAGCACCCGGAAGCCGACGCCCGCAATGCGGTGTTCTATGGCGACAAGGCGATCGACCGCTCGCCCTGCGGCACCGGCACCTCGGCGCGCATCGCGCACTGGGCGGCGAAAGGCAGGTTGAGCGTCGGCGACGACTTCATCCATGAGAGCATCATCGGCTCGCTGTTCAAGGGCCGCGTCGAGGGTGCGGCGAAGGTCGGCGAGCACGACGCCGTCATCCCCTCGATCGGCGGCTGGGCCCGCATGACCGGCTACAACACCATCTTCATCGACGACCGCGACCCCTTCGCGCGCGGCTTCGTGGTGGTCTGA
- a CDS encoding FAD-binding oxidoreductase, with translation MNPTQDEIAIVGAGIVGLAIAFHLQREGRKVRLVERGGVAEGASYGNAGAFAFSDVLPLASPGMLRKAPKWLFDPLGPLSIPPGYLPSIAPWLLRFWRASLPDRYRASIAAQSELMRLSSRAMDGMIAGADLSDHVRRDGNLQLYESDTEFRASLPGWEAREQEGIPFEHVRGQRLAELQPGLSPRFIIGSFTPHWQTVSDPYRFALALFDRVMAQGARIVRGDVTEVAPAEGGVSLRLSDGTSSKASAAVIAAGAWSRALSTRLGDDIPLETERGYNTTLPPGAFELHRQLTFGGHGFVVTPLSTGIRVGGAVELGGLKRPPNFARSEIMLKKAASFLPGLKTDGGKQWMGFRPSLPDTLPVIGTSSASNRIVYAFGHGHSGLTQSAATAQLVTDLVAGRPSEISLDPFRPDRF, from the coding sequence ATGAACCCTACGCAGGACGAAATCGCCATCGTCGGGGCCGGCATTGTCGGCCTCGCGATCGCGTTCCATCTGCAGCGCGAGGGCCGCAAGGTGCGGCTCGTCGAGCGCGGTGGCGTGGCCGAAGGCGCGAGCTACGGCAATGCCGGCGCCTTCGCCTTTTCCGATGTGCTGCCGCTCGCTTCCCCCGGCATGCTGCGCAAGGCGCCGAAATGGCTGTTCGACCCGCTCGGCCCGCTGTCGATTCCACCCGGCTATCTGCCCTCGATCGCGCCGTGGCTGCTGCGCTTCTGGCGCGCCAGCCTGCCGGACCGCTACCGCGCCAGCATCGCCGCGCAGAGCGAGCTGATGCGGCTGTCGTCACGTGCCATGGACGGCATGATCGCGGGCGCTGATCTGTCGGACCATGTGCGCCGTGACGGCAATCTCCAGCTCTATGAAAGCGACACCGAGTTTCGCGCCTCGCTGCCGGGCTGGGAGGCCCGCGAGCAGGAGGGCATCCCGTTCGAGCACGTGCGCGGCCAGCGCCTCGCCGAGCTTCAGCCGGGGCTGTCGCCGCGCTTCATCATCGGCAGCTTTACCCCGCATTGGCAGACGGTGAGCGATCCCTATCGCTTCGCCCTCGCTCTGTTCGATCGCGTCATGGCGCAGGGCGCGCGGATCGTGCGCGGCGATGTTACCGAGGTGGCCCCGGCGGAGGGCGGCGTCTCGCTGCGCCTGAGCGACGGCACCTCGAGCAAGGCCAGCGCGGCGGTGATCGCTGCCGGCGCCTGGTCGCGTGCGCTCAGCACGCGGCTGGGCGATGACATCCCGCTGGAAACCGAGCGCGGCTACAACACCACGCTGCCGCCCGGCGCCTTCGAACTGCACCGCCAGCTGACCTTCGGCGGCCACGGCTTCGTCGTCACCCCGCTTTCCACTGGCATCCGAGTCGGCGGCGCGGTCGAGCTCGGCGGCCTCAAGCGCCCGCCGAACTTTGCCCGCTCCGAGATCATGCTGAAGAAGGCGGCGAGCTTCCTGCCGGGGCTGAAGACCGACGGCGGCAAGCAATGGATGGGCTTCCGCCCCTCATTGCCCGACACGCTTCCGGTGATCGGCACCTCCAGCGCATCGAACCGTATCGTCTATGCTTTCGGCCACGGCCATTCCGGCCTGACCCAGAGCGCGGCGACGGCGCAGCTGGTCACCGACCTGGTGGCGGGCCGGCCGTCCGAAATCTCGCTCGACCCGTTCCGGCCCGACCGCTTCTGA
- a CDS encoding dihydrodipicolinate synthase family protein, translating into MWTGVLPAVTAKFKEDDTLDHKEMERCFAFQLEAGVDGLIVNGSLGEGPMLSHDERLDVLKLARTVAGKKPVLMTIADSATRDMAELGRRSAQAGADGLMVVPSLVYHTNPKETVATLRAVAEAADLPVMIYSNRLAYRVDVTVDVMEELASDKRFVAIKESSDDIRRTLEIFHRLGDRYDVFTGVDNLAFEALTVGAVGWVAGLVIAFPHETVAIYQLIKAKRYDEALAIYRWFRPLLDLDVSTYLVQNLKLVEALVIGTTERVRAPRLPLEGEQRAMVERIVRESLATRPTLAKAA; encoded by the coding sequence ATGTGGACAGGTGTCCTTCCTGCCGTCACCGCCAAGTTCAAGGAAGACGATACGCTCGACCACAAGGAGATGGAGCGCTGCTTCGCCTTCCAGCTCGAGGCCGGCGTCGACGGTCTGATCGTCAACGGCTCGCTCGGCGAGGGCCCGATGCTCTCCCATGACGAGCGGCTCGACGTGCTGAAGCTCGCCCGCACCGTCGCCGGCAAGAAGCCGGTGCTGATGACCATCGCCGATTCCGCCACCCGCGACATGGCCGAGCTCGGCCGCCGCTCCGCGCAGGCCGGTGCCGACGGCCTGATGGTGGTGCCGAGCCTCGTCTACCACACCAATCCCAAGGAGACGGTGGCGACGCTGCGCGCGGTCGCCGAGGCCGCCGACCTGCCGGTGATGATCTATTCCAACCGGCTCGCCTACCGCGTCGACGTCACCGTCGACGTGATGGAGGAGCTGGCCTCCGACAAGCGCTTCGTGGCGATCAAGGAATCCTCCGACGACATCCGCCGCACGCTGGAGATCTTCCACCGGCTCGGCGACCGCTACGACGTCTTCACCGGCGTCGACAACCTCGCCTTCGAGGCGCTCACCGTCGGCGCGGTCGGCTGGGTGGCTGGCCTCGTCATCGCCTTCCCGCACGAGACGGTCGCCATCTACCAGCTGATCAAGGCCAAGCGCTATGACGAGGCGCTCGCCATCTATCGCTGGTTCCGCCCGCTGCTCGATCTCGATGTGTCGACCTATCTGGTGCAGAACCTGAAGCTGGTCGAGGCGCTGGTGATCGGCACCACCGAGCGCGTGCGCGCCCCGCGTTTGCCGCTGGAAGGCGAGCAGCGCGCCATGGTCGAGCGCATCGTGCGCGAGTCCCTCGCCACCCGCCCGACCCTCGCCAAGGCGGCGTGA
- a CDS encoding amino acid ABC transporter ATP-binding protein, with the protein MSIDIHDVHKSFGSLEVIKGVTMKVDKGEVVSVIGGSGSGKSTLLMCINGLEPINAGRIVVDGTDVHGRGTDLNRLRRKIGIVFQQWNAFPHLTVLENVMLAPRKVLGKSRAEAEAIGVEKLTHVGLAEKLKVYPSKLSGGQQQRMAIARALAMSPDYMLFDEVTSALDPQLVGEVLDTMRLLSSEGMTMIVVTHEIAFAREVSNRVAFFHKGRIHEIGPPGQVIGNPQQPETIGFLKSVL; encoded by the coding sequence ATGTCAATCGATATCCACGACGTCCATAAATCCTTCGGCTCGCTCGAAGTGATCAAGGGCGTGACCATGAAGGTCGACAAGGGCGAGGTGGTCTCCGTGATCGGCGGCTCCGGCTCCGGCAAGTCGACGCTGCTGATGTGCATCAACGGCCTCGAGCCGATCAATGCCGGCCGCATCGTCGTCGACGGCACCGATGTCCATGGCCGCGGCACTGATCTCAACCGGCTGCGCCGCAAGATCGGCATCGTCTTCCAGCAGTGGAACGCCTTCCCGCATCTGACCGTGCTGGAGAACGTCATGCTTGCCCCGCGCAAGGTGCTGGGCAAGAGCCGGGCCGAGGCCGAGGCCATCGGCGTGGAGAAGCTGACCCATGTCGGCCTCGCCGAGAAGCTGAAGGTCTATCCTTCCAAGCTGTCCGGCGGCCAGCAGCAGCGCATGGCAATCGCCCGTGCGCTCGCCATGTCGCCGGACTACATGCTGTTCGACGAGGTGACCTCGGCGCTCGACCCGCAACTGGTCGGCGAGGTGCTCGACACCATGCGCCTGCTCTCCTCCGAGGGCATGACCATGATCGTCGTCACCCATGAGATCGCCTTCGCCCGCGAAGTCTCGAACCGCGTCGCCTTCTTCCACAAGGGCCGAATCCACGAGATCGGCCCACCGGGACAGGTGATCGGCAATCCGCAGCAGCCGGAAACCATCGGCTTCCTCAAATCCGTCCTGTGA
- a CDS encoding amino acid ABC transporter permease, which yields MFSSLIDTSFSLNDLWFMLKGAGMTLAVTFWAVLAGTLLGVAFGVARATSPWWLNAPIGFVLDIFRSIPLLIQLVLANAFKSIIGLNWSPFTVGCVVLALYMSAYCTEIVRSGFLAVPLTTRRAARSLGLSYRQDLTEIVFPIALRVALPSWIGLTLGVMKDTAMVWWIGIVELLRSSQVIVTRIQEPLLVLSIAGLIYFLMSFPIARLGARLEKRWREND from the coding sequence ATGTTCTCTTCGCTCATCGACACGTCCTTCTCGCTGAACGACCTGTGGTTCATGCTGAAGGGCGCCGGCATGACGCTCGCCGTCACCTTCTGGGCGGTGCTGGCCGGCACGCTGCTCGGCGTCGCGTTTGGCGTCGCCCGCGCCACCTCGCCCTGGTGGCTCAATGCCCCGATCGGCTTCGTGCTCGACATCTTCCGCTCGATACCGCTGCTGATCCAGCTGGTGCTGGCCAACGCCTTCAAGTCGATCATCGGCCTGAACTGGTCGCCCTTCACCGTGGGCTGCGTGGTGCTGGCGCTCTATATGTCGGCCTACTGCACCGAGATCGTGCGCTCCGGCTTCCTCGCCGTTCCGCTCACGACCCGGCGCGCGGCGCGCTCGCTCGGCCTCAGCTATCGGCAGGACCTGACCGAGATCGTCTTCCCCATCGCGCTGCGGGTCGCCTTGCCGAGCTGGATCGGCCTGACGCTCGGCGTGATGAAGGACACCGCCATGGTGTGGTGGATCGGCATCGTCGAATTGCTGCGCTCCTCGCAGGTGATCGTCACCCGCATCCAGGAGCCGCTGCTGGTGCTGTCCATCGCCGGGCTGATCTATTTCCTGATGAGCTTCCCCATTGCCCGCCTCGGGGCGCGGCTGGAGAAGCGCTGGCGCGAAAACGACTGA
- a CDS encoding amino acid ABC transporter permease — MNYTFHWLPAFRALPDMLWGALVTLEVAVLSMVLGVFFAVLLALASRSEYRVLRAIATSWVELARNTPALFQIYMAYFGLGSFGIHLDSFPALLAGITFNNAGYLAETFRGGLRAVPDTQIRAARSLGMGPIQAFRLIVMPQLFRVVFYPMTNQMVWAILMTSLGVVVGLNNDLTGVTQELNVRSFRTFEYFALAAVIYYLIAKFVTLSARLMAWRLFRY; from the coding sequence ATGAACTACACCTTCCATTGGCTGCCGGCGTTCCGGGCTTTGCCGGACATGCTGTGGGGCGCGCTGGTGACACTTGAGGTCGCCGTGCTCTCCATGGTGCTCGGCGTGTTCTTCGCCGTGCTGCTGGCGCTGGCCAGCCGCTCGGAATACCGGGTGCTGCGCGCCATTGCCACCAGCTGGGTCGAGCTCGCCCGCAACACGCCGGCGCTGTTCCAGATCTACATGGCCTATTTCGGCCTAGGCTCGTTCGGCATCCATCTCGACAGTTTCCCCGCGCTGCTCGCCGGCATCACCTTCAACAATGCCGGCTATCTCGCCGAGACCTTCCGCGGCGGCCTGCGTGCGGTGCCGGATACCCAGATCCGCGCGGCGCGCTCGCTTGGCATGGGGCCGATCCAGGCGTTCCGGCTGATCGTCATGCCGCAGCTGTTCCGCGTCGTCTTCTATCCGATGACCAACCAGATGGTCTGGGCGATCCTGATGACCTCGCTCGGCGTCGTCGTCGGGCTGAACAACGATCTCACCGGCGTGACCCAGGAGCTGAACGTCCGCTCCTTCCGCACCTTCGAGTATTTCGCCCTCGCCGCGGTCATCTATTACCTGATCGCCAAATTCGTCACGCTGTCGGCCCGCCTGATGGCGTGGCGGCTGTTCCGTTACTGA
- a CDS encoding transporter substrate-binding domain-containing protein, whose protein sequence is MAKGFGVLAAAVLTLAAAMPAQADKLDDIIASGTLRCAVVLDFPPMGSRDASNNPIGFDVDYCNDLAKVLGVKAEIVETPFPDRIPALVSGRVDIGVASTSDTLERAKTAGFTIPYFAFKMVILTKEGLGLDTYDKLKGRKTGSVSGTFEALALEKDVKAWGGGTTFRGYQNQADVFLALAQGQIEATVVTSTVAAAIVKEGKYKGLAMTGDAPYDIDYVALIALRQDQGLINYLNLFINQQVRTGRYKALYDKWIGLGSPPNLTVPGVYR, encoded by the coding sequence ATGGCTAAGGGATTCGGCGTTCTCGCCGCCGCGGTATTGACCCTCGCGGCCGCCATGCCCGCCCAGGCAGACAAGCTCGACGACATCATCGCTTCCGGTACGCTGCGCTGCGCCGTGGTGCTGGACTTCCCGCCCATGGGTTCGCGCGATGCCAGCAACAATCCGATCGGCTTCGACGTCGACTACTGCAACGACCTGGCGAAAGTGCTCGGCGTGAAGGCGGAGATCGTCGAGACGCCGTTCCCGGATCGCATTCCGGCGCTGGTCTCCGGCCGCGTCGATATCGGCGTCGCCTCGACCTCCGACACGCTGGAGCGCGCCAAGACCGCCGGCTTCACCATCCCCTACTTCGCCTTCAAGATGGTCATCCTCACCAAGGAAGGCCTCGGCCTCGACACCTATGACAAGCTGAAGGGCCGCAAGACCGGCTCCGTCTCCGGCACCTTCGAGGCGCTGGCGCTGGAGAAGGACGTCAAGGCATGGGGCGGCGGCACCACCTTCCGCGGCTACCAGAACCAGGCCGACGTGTTCCTCGCGCTCGCCCAGGGCCAGATCGAGGCCACCGTCGTCACCTCCACCGTCGCCGCGGCGATCGTGAAGGAAGGCAAGTACAAGGGCCTCGCCATGACCGGCGACGCGCCCTACGACATCGACTACGTCGCGCTGATCGCGCTGCGGCAGGACCAGGGCCTGATCAATTACCTGAACCTGTTCATCAACCAGCAGGTCCGCACCGGCCGCTACAAGGCGCTCTACGACAAGTGGATCGGCCTCGGCAGCCCGCCGAACCTGACCGTTCCCGGCGTCTATCGCTGA
- a CDS encoding GntR family transcriptional regulator gives MKVKATDIAQMASASDVIFDALREAIAKGDVTEGQVLRQDHIARMFNVSRIPVREALTRLEEQGLVSTQRYRGAVVTTLSTEEIREIFEFRALLEPEVLRYSVARMSDEALENAKRYAGAFSTEPDSSHWGELNRRFHYSLYEAAGRPYYLQTISGALDRVDRYLRAQLVLTDGMARARREHEGILQACIERDAEKAALLTRDHILGASVSLITFLERTRAEREAAGG, from the coding sequence GTGAAGGTGAAGGCAACGGACATCGCGCAGATGGCGTCGGCCTCCGACGTGATCTTCGACGCCCTGCGCGAGGCGATCGCCAAGGGCGACGTCACCGAGGGCCAGGTGCTGCGGCAGGACCACATCGCCCGCATGTTCAATGTCAGCCGCATCCCGGTGCGCGAGGCGCTCACGCGCCTGGAGGAGCAGGGCCTGGTCTCGACCCAGCGCTATCGTGGTGCCGTCGTCACTACCCTGTCGACCGAGGAGATCCGCGAGATTTTCGAGTTCCGCGCACTGCTGGAGCCGGAAGTGCTGCGCTATTCGGTGGCGCGGATGTCGGACGAGGCGCTGGAGAATGCCAAGCGCTACGCCGGCGCCTTCTCCACCGAACCCGATTCATCGCATTGGGGCGAACTCAATCGCCGCTTCCATTACAGCCTCTATGAGGCGGCGGGGCGGCCCTATTATCTGCAGACCATCAGCGGCGCGCTCGACCGCGTCGACCGCTATCTGCGCGCCCAACTGGTGCTGACCGACGGCATGGCCCGAGCCCGGCGCGAGCATGAGGGCATATTGCAGGCCTGTATCGAGCGGGACGCCGAGAAGGCGGCGCTGCTGACCCGAGACCATATCCTCGGCGCCAGCGTCTCGCTGATCACCTTCCTCGAGCGCACCCGCGCCGAGCGCGAGGCGGCGGGCGGGTAG
- a CDS encoding tautomerase family protein: MPLARIDLPATASTEYGRAVADVVYEAMIATLNAPKDDRFQIVSRRTPDELIIDPSYLGIERSAEALIVQLTLNEGRTVEMKQAFYKALADGLHERVGLRREDVFINLVEVKKENWSFGNGIAQYA; encoded by the coding sequence ATGCCGCTCGCCCGTATCGACCTGCCCGCCACCGCCTCCACTGAGTATGGCCGGGCCGTCGCCGATGTCGTCTATGAGGCGATGATCGCGACGCTGAACGCGCCGAAGGACGACCGCTTCCAGATCGTCTCCCGGCGCACGCCCGACGAACTCATCATCGACCCGTCCTATCTCGGCATTGAGCGCAGCGCGGAGGCGCTGATCGTCCAGCTCACGCTGAACGAGGGACGCACCGTCGAGATGAAGCAGGCCTTCTACAAGGCTCTCGCCGACGGCCTGCACGAGCGGGTCGGCCTGCGCCGCGAGGACGTCTTCATCAACCTCGTCGAGGTGAAGAAGGAGAACTGGTCGTTCGGCAACGGCATCGCGCAATATGCGTGA
- a CDS encoding MFS transporter, translating to MDAAARPISFSNRLAANLRARNIHYGWAVIATTFLTMLATAGAMGSAGVMIGPLQQEFGWSNADISSALAVRLVLYGLMGPFAAAFMNRFGVRKVVTAALIMISAGLLGSLLMREVWQLVLLWGVIVGLGTGTTALVLGATVATRWFSARRGLVVGMLTASNATGQLIFLPLLASLSTTLGWRAALIFVLAVLMLALALVTLLMRNYPSDVGLPAYGDTSLLPPPAQQHGLGTLLMSPLVALREAAGTHTFWVLFLTFYVCGLSTNGLIQTHWISLCGDFGVPPVGAASMLAVIGVFDFAGTIASGWLSDRYDNRWLLFMFYSLRGLSLIYLPFSDFNFYALSIFAVFYGLDWVATVPPTVKLAAERFGRERASLTFGWIFAGHQLGAATAAFGAGATRTEFATYLPALYVAGTFCLFAALLVMTLGRRANPTPAAA from the coding sequence ATGGACGCTGCCGCACGCCCGATCTCCTTCTCCAATCGCCTCGCCGCGAACCTGCGGGCGCGCAACATCCATTATGGCTGGGCCGTCATTGCCACCACCTTCCTCACCATGCTGGCCACCGCAGGCGCGATGGGCTCCGCCGGCGTCATGATCGGCCCGCTCCAGCAGGAGTTCGGCTGGAGCAATGCCGACATCTCCTCGGCCCTGGCGGTGCGCCTCGTGCTGTACGGACTGATGGGCCCATTCGCCGCCGCCTTCATGAACCGCTTCGGCGTCCGCAAGGTGGTCACTGCGGCGCTCATCATGATCTCCGCCGGCCTGCTCGGCTCGCTTCTCATGCGCGAGGTCTGGCAGCTGGTGCTGCTCTGGGGCGTCATTGTCGGGCTCGGCACCGGGACCACGGCGCTGGTGCTCGGCGCCACGGTCGCGACGCGCTGGTTCTCGGCCCGCCGCGGCCTCGTCGTCGGCATGCTCACCGCCAGCAACGCCACCGGCCAATTGATCTTCCTGCCCTTGCTGGCGAGCCTTTCCACCACGCTGGGCTGGCGCGCCGCGCTCATCTTCGTGCTGGCGGTGCTGATGCTGGCGCTGGCGCTGGTCACGCTGCTGATGCGCAACTATCCGAGCGATGTCGGCCTGCCCGCCTATGGCGACACTTCGCTGTTGCCGCCCCCGGCGCAGCAGCACGGCCTCGGCACGCTGCTGATGTCGCCTCTGGTCGCGCTGCGCGAAGCGGCCGGCACCCATACGTTCTGGGTGCTGTTCCTCACCTTCTACGTCTGCGGGCTCAGCACCAACGGCCTGATCCAGACCCACTGGATCTCGTTGTGCGGCGATTTCGGCGTGCCGCCGGTCGGCGCCGCCAGCATGCTCGCGGTGATCGGCGTGTTCGACTTCGCCGGCACCATCGCCTCCGGCTGGCTGTCCGACCGCTACGACAATCGCTGGCTGCTCTTCATGTTCTACAGCCTGCGCGGCCTGTCGCTGATCTATCTGCCGTTCTCGGACTTCAATTTCTACGCGCTGTCGATCTTCGCGGTGTTCTACGGGCTCGACTGGGTGGCGACGGTGCCACCGACCGTCAAGCTCGCCGCCGAGCGCTTCGGCCGCGAGCGCGCCAGCCTCACCTTCGGCTGGATCTTCGCCGGCCATCAGCTCGGCGCGGCGACGGCGGCGTTCGGCGCCGGCGCCACCCGCACCGAGTTCGCCACCTATCTGCCGGCGCTCTATGTTGCCGGTACCTTTTGCCTGTTCGCGGCGCTGCTGGTGATGACGCTGGGCCGCCGCGCCAACCCGACACCCGCAGCCGCGTGA